CGTCGGCCCGCTCCACGCCGTCGACGGCGCGCACCCGCTCCACCACCTCCGCGGGCAGCGTCGCCTCGCGGCCGGTGTCCTGCGCGTGCTCCTCCTCCGCCGGATCGACCGTCACATCGGCGGAGACGGCGTCGAAGAACGTGTCGAACGTCTTGTTGAGCGTGTCGGTGAAGATCAGCGTTCCGCAGACGAACGCCACGGACAGCACGATCGCGATGCCCGACAGCACCATGCGTCCCTTGTGCGCGAAGAAGCTCCGCAGGGACGTCCGCATGACCGTCATGCCGCCCTCCCCCGCGCGTCGAAGCGGCGCATGCGGTCCAGCACCCGGTCGGCGGTCGGCTCGCGCATCTCGTCCACGACGCGGCCGTCGGCGAGGAAGACGATGCGGTCGGCGTGGGCGGCGGCGACGGGGTCGTGGGTGACCATGACGATGGTCTGGCCGAGGTCGTCGACGGAGCGGCGCAGGAAGCCGAGGATCTCGGCGCCGGTGCGGGAGTCGAGGTTGCCGGTGGGTTCGTCGGCGAAGATGATCCCGGGGCGGGCGGCGAGGGCGCGGGCGACGGCGACGCGCTGCTGCTGGCCGCCGGACAGCTCGCCGGGCCGGTGGCGCAGGCGGTCGGTGAGACCGACGGTCTCCACGACCCGCCGCAGCCAGTCGGGGTCGGGTGTGCGGCCGGCGATGTCCATCGGGAGGGTGATGTTCTCGCCGGCGCTGAGCGTGGGCAGCAGGTTGAACGCCTGGAAGACGAAGCCGATGCCGTCCCGCCGCAGCCTCGTCAGCTTCTTGTCCCCCAGCCCGGTGATCTCGGTCTCCCCCACCCAGATCCGGCCGCTCGTGACCGTGTCCAGCCCCGCCAGGCAGTGCATCAGCGTCGACTTCCCCGACCCCGACGGACCCATGATCGCCGTGAACACCCCACGCTCGACATCCACCGACACGCCATCCAGCGCCACAACCCGCGTCTCACCCGTTCCGTACGCCTTGACCACACCCTCGGCCCGCGCGGCCACCGCCGTACGAGTCCCCCTCATAACCGTCGCCACGACCGGATCCCCTCTACTGCTGCTGAAACGCCTTGTCAGGTACGCACGCAACAGTGCCGTTCAGCGGGATCCGCGCACGATGGTGCGCGTCGCCGTATCCGGCCGGGGGTTTACCCCACCTCCTCGCCCCCGGCAGCCCCACCCAGCGCGTACATCCGCGCGATCACGTCCTCGATGTCGGGCTCCCGCAGCGACAGGTCGACCAGCGGATATCCCTCCGCGATCCGCGCCACCAACGGCGCCGCGCTCGCCGACGCCGGAAACGCCAGCCACTGCCGCGGTCCCTCGACCCGCACCGTCCGCGCCCCCGCCACCTCGATCGGCGCCAGCTCCCGCTCCAGATCCACCACCAGCGTCCGCTCGCTCTCACCCACCTCGTGCAGCCCCGCCAGCGCCCCGTCGTACATCAGCTGTCCGTGGTCGATCACCATCACCCGGCGGCACAGCTGCTCGATGTCCGTCAGATCGTGCGTCGTCAGCAGCACCGTCGTGCCCAACTCGGCGTTCAGGTCCCGCAGGAACCCCCGCACCTTCGCCTTGCTGATCACATCGAGCCCGATCGTCGGCTCGTCCAGATACAGCACCTCCGGATCGTGCAGCAGCGCCGCCGCGATGTCCCCCCGCATCCGCTGACCCAACGAGAGCTGCCGCACCGGCACCTCCAGCAGCGCCCCCAGATCCAGCAGCTCCACGCACCGGTCCAGATTCCGCCGGAACCGCGCCTCCTCCACCCGGTACATCCGCCGCACCAGACCGTAGGAATCCCGCAGCGGCAGATCCCACCACAGCGTCGTCCGCTGCCCGAACACCACACCGATCCGCCGCGCAAGCTTGGTCCGCTCCCGCGACGGATCGAATCCGGCCACCCGCAGCCGCCCGCCGCTCGGGGTCAGAATGCCCGTCAGCATCTTGATCGTCGTGGACTTCCCCGCGCCGTTCGGCCCGATGTAGCCCACCATCTCCCCGGGCGCCACCCGGAACGAGATCCCGTCCACCGCCCGCACCTCGTCCCGCACCCGCCGCAGCCCGCCGCCCCGCCGCCGACGACGGACCTGGAACACCTTCTCCAGCCCCTCCAGCTCGATCAGCGCCTCGCCGCCGTCACCCTCGCCCACACCGCTCAACTCCCCGTACTCCGATAGCTCCGCACACCCACCCGCCACACCAGCGCGGCCACCGCGCACATCACCGCCGCCACCGCCGGGGACGCGAAGTCCACCCATCCCGGCAGCTCCAGCGGATCGCCCCGGCCCAGCAGCCGCAGCGCGGGCAGCCAGTTGACGAAGGCGAGCGGCACGACGAACGTCACCCCGCGCACCAGCTCCTTCGCGAAGATCGTCGGCGGATGCTGGAGCAGCGTGTTCCCGCCGTACGTGAACGAGTTCTGCACCTCCGCCGCGTCCTGCGCGAAGAACTGGAACGCGCCCCCGATCGCGAACACCGCTCCGAAGATCACCGCACCCGCCGCCACCATCACCACCAGCAGCAGCACCCGCCCCACCGACCAGTCCAGCTCCAGCCCGACCAACGCCCAGCCCAGCACGAAGAGTCCCTGCGCCACCCGCCCGATCCGCCGCAGCGCGAACCGGTCCGCCGCCACCTGTGCGAACACCGGCGCCGGCCGCACCAGCAACACATCCAGCGTGCCGTCCCTGACCCGGCTACCGACCCGATCCAGATTCCCCAGCGACAGATCGGCCAGCCCCAGCGAGACGCTCGTCGTGCCGTACAGCAGCGCGACCTCCTCGACCGTGAAGCCGCCCAACTCCTCCACGTGCGCGAACATGATCAGGATGGCGACGAAATCCAGCAGCGACGACACCGCGCTGCCCAGCGTCATCAGCGCGAACGACACCCGGTACGCCATCGCCGACCGCATCCACATCGCCACGATCAGCCCGTAGGCACGCAGCCCCTCACCCACCCTGGACCACCACCTTGCGCGTCGCCAGGGACTGCACCACCCGCCCCACCAGGAGCAGCACCACCGCCCACCCCGCCTGGAACGCCAGCGCACCGGCCAGCCGAGGCCCCTCGTGTCGCTCCAGCAGCACATCCGCCGGCACCTGGAGCAGCGCCGACCACGGAAGCCAGCGCGCCACCTCGCCGAGCACCCCCGGGAACACCGTCAGCGGTAGCAGCATCCCCGAGAAAAAGATGGCCAGCAGTGTGCCGAGCATGTTCACACCGGACCCGTCCAGCAGCCAGAACGCGGCGAGCGCCACCAGATACCGGATCGCGAAACTGACGAGGACCGCCAGCGCCACCGAGCCGAGAAACAGCGCCCATGGCCCCGGCCGCGTCGGCAGCGCCAGCTCGAACGCGACCGCGCCCACCGCGAGCGGCACCACGCCCCGCCCCAGAAACTGGAACGCCCCGCGCCCCAGGTCGGACGCCAGCCACCACATCTGCAGATCGGCGGGCCGGTAAAGGTCGATGGCCACGTCCCCGGTGCGGATGCGTTCCTGCAGCTCCTCCTGGAATCCGCCGCCCAGCAGCGACACCGCGCCGATCAGCGCCTGGCTGACCCAGACGAACGTGAGCGCCTCCGCCTGGTCGTAGCCGCCGAGCCCCGGGCGCTGCGACCAGAGGGCGATAAACGTGTAGGCGAAGATGAAACCGAAGACGGTATTGGTGAAAATCCCGGCCGCCGTCGCGATCCGATAGGTCGCGTAACGCCGGAAACCGCTGGCCGAAACTGCCCGGTAGAGCCCGGACGCCTGCCGCATCGCCTTCTCCCCGCGCCGATTCCCGTACTCGGGACCACCACCACAAAGCGGCAGAGCTTAGCGGCGGGCGCCCGTCGACGGCTACCGCTTTTCGCCGTCGCCGTCGCCGTCGCCGTCGCCGTCGCCGTCGCCGTCGCCGTCGCCGTCGCCGTCGCCGGAGCGGAGGCCGGAGCCGTCGGAGGTGTTGAGGGAACACGTCCCCGTACGCCTCTCCCGCCCCCCGCCCGCGACGCGGCACGGATGGC
Above is a window of Streptomyces sp. NBC_01803 DNA encoding:
- a CDS encoding ABC transporter ATP-binding protein gives rise to the protein MRGTRTAVAARAEGVVKAYGTGETRVVALDGVSVDVERGVFTAIMGPSGSGKSTLMHCLAGLDTVTSGRIWVGETEITGLGDKKLTRLRRDGIGFVFQAFNLLPTLSAGENITLPMDIAGRTPDPDWLRRVVETVGLTDRLRHRPGELSGGQQQRVAVARALAARPGIIFADEPTGNLDSRTGAEILGFLRRSVDDLGQTIVMVTHDPVAAAHADRIVFLADGRVVDEMREPTADRVLDRMRRFDARGRAA
- a CDS encoding ABC transporter ATP-binding protein; translated protein: MGEGDGGEALIELEGLEKVFQVRRRRRGGGLRRVRDEVRAVDGISFRVAPGEMVGYIGPNGAGKSTTIKMLTGILTPSGGRLRVAGFDPSRERTKLARRIGVVFGQRTTLWWDLPLRDSYGLVRRMYRVEEARFRRNLDRCVELLDLGALLEVPVRQLSLGQRMRGDIAAALLHDPEVLYLDEPTIGLDVISKAKVRGFLRDLNAELGTTVLLTTHDLTDIEQLCRRVMVIDHGQLMYDGALAGLHEVGESERTLVVDLERELAPIEVAGARTVRVEGPRQWLAFPASASAAPLVARIAEGYPLVDLSLREPDIEDVIARMYALGGAAGGEEVG
- a CDS encoding ABC transporter permease, whose product is MWMRSAMAYRVSFALMTLGSAVSSLLDFVAILIMFAHVEELGGFTVEEVALLYGTTSVSLGLADLSLGNLDRVGSRVRDGTLDVLLVRPAPVFAQVAADRFALRRIGRVAQGLFVLGWALVGLELDWSVGRVLLLVVMVAAGAVIFGAVFAIGGAFQFFAQDAAEVQNSFTYGGNTLLQHPPTIFAKELVRGVTFVVPLAFVNWLPALRLLGRGDPLELPGWVDFASPAVAAVMCAVAALVWRVGVRSYRSTGS
- a CDS encoding ABC transporter permease, yielding MRQASGLYRAVSASGFRRYATYRIATAAGIFTNTVFGFIFAYTFIALWSQRPGLGGYDQAEALTFVWVSQALIGAVSLLGGGFQEELQERIRTGDVAIDLYRPADLQMWWLASDLGRGAFQFLGRGVVPLAVGAVAFELALPTRPGPWALFLGSVALAVLVSFAIRYLVALAAFWLLDGSGVNMLGTLLAIFFSGMLLPLTVFPGVLGEVARWLPWSALLQVPADVLLERHEGPRLAGALAFQAGWAVVLLLVGRVVQSLATRKVVVQGG